Proteins from a single region of Paraglaciecola sp. T6c:
- a CDS encoding TonB-dependent receptor domain-containing protein, whose protein sequence is MNTNVPKKQSLIALSVLSAMSMTSLPAFAQEADTQASAKKQQEEDFESIVVTGRNVSYANSAASEEMKKQQTPMTSVLALVDNLPGVLVTEGDPFGSDEWSTSISIRGFQLNLESQQIGMTVDGISNGNSNYGGGTKASRYIDTENLRGVEVSQGTADISSRSNEALGGTMDFTTILPALDEQLTVSTTLAEHNARKFYVRYDTGEIAQDTFAWMSLSSQQNDDYMDGSITNKRDHAEGKIISTIGEVDLTAYVSYDDAEEYTYQRVYGLAQYEQNAEWDGLTEDWSGVPYQDQVFREGWVTERENFFTYLKADFAVGEVDFSTNVYYHENEGAGKWIPYYIADVTDDGVGNPNSELDSSTTAYGGASQGLIYFTNRAGETLSPIAGCESSIGFPYGGGGAEIDPGCYEQGAIPVSSNRHTHYDKKRYGVNGDFTWNTSISDMDNVLRGGFWYEDYQRDEYRDWHKTIDAATSPRYDETPYWVQYDREFPVETLMYYIEDELDAGFAKFRLGAKQFKVDVSKEDQFVPENDLDVSSDSDVLISAGFVAPLPLDGLEVFGGYAENFAAVKDAVLERDDADVSTVEPETADNIDFGLRYSTPGFNASLTYYNIKFENRITFISNEDVNGIDFLESAAGGFLNDGGIESDGIEASIDYKINENFGVYVSYTKNESTYTDDDQDIGGKTVIGSPEDMAVISFDYAKNDFYAGFSTKYVGERFLDQANTQEVDSYVVSDLYVGKTAYDIGGSIESVELSFTVNNVFDEEYLGSIAPNAGWIGAPRIASFNVRFVM, encoded by the coding sequence ATGAATACTAATGTGCCAAAGAAGCAAAGCCTTATTGCTTTGTCTGTGCTGTCAGCTATGTCTATGACGTCATTGCCAGCTTTTGCTCAAGAAGCAGACACACAAGCCAGTGCAAAAAAACAACAAGAAGAAGACTTTGAGTCTATCGTAGTAACGGGACGTAACGTGTCGTACGCAAACAGTGCCGCTTCTGAAGAAATGAAAAAGCAGCAAACACCCATGACTAGCGTGCTGGCCTTAGTCGATAACTTGCCAGGCGTATTAGTGACTGAAGGTGACCCGTTTGGCTCTGATGAATGGTCTACTAGTATTTCAATTCGTGGTTTTCAATTGAACCTTGAATCACAGCAAATTGGTATGACGGTTGATGGCATATCAAATGGTAACTCGAACTACGGCGGTGGTACCAAAGCCAGTCGTTATATTGATACCGAAAACTTGCGTGGTGTAGAAGTATCTCAAGGTACTGCTGATATCAGCTCGCGCTCAAACGAAGCGCTTGGCGGCACAATGGATTTCACCACCATTCTACCTGCGTTAGATGAGCAATTAACGGTTAGCACAACACTTGCAGAACATAACGCGAGAAAATTTTACGTTCGTTACGATACCGGCGAAATAGCACAAGACACGTTCGCGTGGATGTCACTATCAAGCCAGCAAAATGATGACTACATGGACGGTTCAATCACCAACAAACGTGATCACGCTGAAGGTAAAATTATCAGCACCATTGGTGAAGTGGATCTTACCGCTTATGTTAGTTACGACGATGCAGAAGAATACACTTATCAACGAGTTTACGGTTTAGCTCAATACGAGCAAAACGCTGAATGGGACGGCTTGACTGAAGATTGGTCTGGCGTGCCATACCAAGACCAAGTGTTTCGTGAAGGTTGGGTAACTGAGCGTGAGAACTTTTTCACTTACTTAAAAGCTGACTTCGCGGTAGGGGAAGTTGATTTTAGTACTAACGTCTATTACCACGAGAATGAAGGCGCAGGAAAATGGATCCCATATTACATTGCTGATGTCACTGATGACGGCGTAGGTAATCCAAATTCTGAGCTAGATTCATCGACCACTGCCTATGGCGGCGCATCTCAAGGTTTGATTTATTTTACTAATCGCGCTGGCGAAACGCTATCGCCAATCGCTGGTTGTGAAAGCTCAATTGGCTTCCCTTACGGCGGTGGCGGTGCAGAAATCGACCCAGGTTGTTACGAGCAAGGCGCTATTCCAGTTAGCTCAAACCGTCATACCCATTATGATAAAAAACGTTACGGCGTAAACGGTGACTTTACCTGGAATACCAGTATTTCTGATATGGACAACGTATTACGCGGTGGATTTTGGTATGAAGATTACCAACGTGATGAGTATCGTGATTGGCACAAAACCATAGATGCTGCCACGAGCCCTCGCTATGACGAAACCCCTTATTGGGTGCAGTACGATCGTGAATTCCCAGTTGAAACCTTGATGTATTACATTGAAGACGAACTTGATGCTGGCTTCGCTAAATTCCGTTTAGGAGCAAAGCAATTCAAGGTTGATGTATCTAAAGAAGACCAGTTTGTACCAGAGAACGACTTGGATGTCTCATCTGATTCAGACGTGCTTATTTCAGCTGGTTTTGTTGCGCCATTGCCGCTAGACGGCCTAGAAGTATTCGGTGGTTATGCTGAGAACTTTGCCGCAGTAAAAGATGCAGTACTAGAGCGTGATGACGCTGATGTGAGCACAGTTGAGCCAGAAACAGCTGATAACATAGATTTTGGTTTACGTTATTCAACGCCTGGTTTTAACGCAAGCTTGACCTATTACAACATCAAGTTTGAAAACCGTATTACCTTCATCAGCAACGAAGACGTTAATGGTATCGACTTCTTAGAATCTGCTGCGGGTGGCTTCCTAAATGACGGTGGTATTGAATCAGACGGTATCGAAGCATCAATCGATTATAAGATTAACGAGAACTTCGGTGTGTATGTTTCATATACTAAGAATGAATCGACTTACACTGATGATGATCAAGATATTGGCGGCAAAACAGTTATCGGCAGCCCAGAAGATATGGCGGTTATCAGCTTTGATTACGCCAAGAATGACTTCTACGCTGGTTTTAGCACCAAATATGTAGGTGAGCGTTTCTTAGACCAAGCCAACACGCAAGAAGTCGACTCTTACGTAGTGAGCGATTTGTATGTAGGTAAAACAGCTTACGATATCGGTGGCAGCATCGAGAGCGTAGAGCTTAGCTTTACCGTAAACAACGTATTTGACGAAGAGTACTTAGGTTCAATCGCGCCAAATGCGGGTTGGATTGGTGCACCGCGCATCGCATCATTCAACGTTAGATTCGTAATGTAA